A genome region from Lytechinus pictus isolate F3 Inbred chromosome 16, Lp3.0, whole genome shotgun sequence includes the following:
- the LOC129279330 gene encoding FAST kinase domain-containing protein 1, mitochondrial-like, whose amino-acid sequence MSFSAICASCLRHLQKLCSRSWHLPPSQLIKQAPSQSQRAFGSGLVHPAGYAGALRLSSFRISRNMLLTTQRCRPIAHYAEQKATVDFSPSIHLNLRLDYSDSILNFKDGADLLHSLEVISSHLDDMTPTDVCISVNKLWECIWMVRDDIQQWLEYSEMLHKHPVLPQLCNLIQVHAAAMSNSEALSVLYFVLKFGVPEITHHAIAALYFTLSLKVQSFDLNDAAMFVRCCQSVKDVLPRVGVDCGESDAIMQNVLAHVQELLSDDTEYDVVPLPRLLLLLGLLHCSVPTTNPVVCNIVQKLYHAVDVLDSIHLSPLSKAVIMMNSHQTPFAGLMTARMCDILDDFHSPSDFSHCFYTLITLCSEDLENRITQHCLKLFFAGASYGFNDIRRIMQGAILMRSRENRDQIMTRVSQLLIPQVPAIPAIEMAIIYSTLRKVYSRNYELRELLEKHMKQKLLECTAPHQLLALIEVLSHDPKPDLVVELTNKSIEIIPFLSLERLGRLCNAMGRMKVRSSRFLALVEGLAIENIDSLNNVIVIKNILHYLATAKSTNTQLQSVCIERLHKNLERNPLPHLVVYILDTLSNLGVPCEDIDPNVWDKVLNFMPILNGHDLRRVFFVLSNFSDHLYPRGNLPKGLVNLLEYVRKPLHCPNSAFPAYVKRVTHKDLSRSSVLNASWIRDSASVVAFAKLLIQQRICNRSFLRAIEATVQSNLDDISPFHVRDILDAFTVGNYLPASPTFLEELCSSRVIPYMSDLQPHRLVNIALSLAALQCFPLDFLHTIFSLSFLKSMEEMHVSRSLSHQLQELNRAVCLECPELRVPWFSPERTSKAGKPPSNGIKMDVGAVLEDVLGGPTFLRRNAQTLYAYKNDFECILDHHGQPISYTSQGRKGKVEMTGIKHAFSPSSNILQRGMQQEGTFQDGSQRIAIDIIRPSEMCSNVTRYSSWVEMKRRHLEILGYEYITIPYMDWSREHLNSFDAKRLYISELLGGNLWLSASENQDSGPRPGPGPRPVKTKRTNDMVERMLHEWGEEED is encoded by the exons ATGTCTTTCAGTGCCATATGTGCTTCATGCCTTAGGCATCTTCAAAAACTATGCTCCAGATCATGGCATCTTCCACCTAGTCAACTCATTAAACAAGCACCAAGCCAAAGCCAAAGAGCCTTTGGATCCGGCCTCGTGCATCCGGCAGGATATGCAGGAGCCTTGAGGTTATCATCCTTCAGAATATCAAGGAATATGTTGTTGACCACGCAGCGGTGCCGTCCAATAGCTCACTATGCAGAACAGAAAGCGACTGTGGACTTCTCACCCAGTATACATCTGAATTTAAGATTGGATTATAGTGATAGCATTTTAAACTTTAAGGATGGTGCTGATCTCCTGCATTCGCTTGAGGTAATCTCAAGTCACCTTGATGACATGACCCCTACAGATGTGTGCATCTCCGTGAATAAGTTGTGGGAATGTATATGGATGGTGAGAGATGATATTCAACAATGGCTGGAGTATTCAGAGATGCTTCATAAACACCCTGTATTGCCACAACTGTGCAATTTGATCCAGGTACATGCTGCCGCAATGTCCAATTCAGAGGCTCTGAGTGTTCTCTACTTTGTTCTGAAGTTTGGTGTCCCAGAGATTACCCATCATGCAATTGCTGCGTTGTACTTCACGCTTAGTCTTAAAGTGCAATCCTTTGATCTCAATGATGCTGCTATGTTTGTCCGTTGCTGTCAGTCCGTCAAGGATGTCCTCCCACGTGTTGGTGTTGACTGTGGTGAATCGGATGCCATCATGCAGAATGTACTTGCCCATGTTCAAGAACTGCTGAGTGATGACACTGAGTATGATGTAGTCCCTCTTCCAaggcttctactactactagggCTCCTGCACTGCAGCGTACCTACCACAAATCCTGTTGTCTGCAACATTGTTCAGAAACTCTATCATGCTGTTGATGTCTTGGACAGTATTCACCTTTCACCTCTATCCAAAGCTGTCATTATGATGAACAGCCACCAGACTCCATTTGCGGGATTGATGACTGCCAGAATGTGTGATATCCTTGATGATTTTCATAGCCCAAGTGACTTTTCGCACTGTTTCTACACACTTATTACCTTATGTTCTGAAGACTTGGAGAATCGCATCACTCAGCACTGTTTGAAGCTGTTTTTTGCAGGAGCATCCTACGGGTTCAACGACATCAGACGCATCATGCAAGGAGCGATTCTGATGAGAAGTAGAGAGAACAGGGATCAGATTATGACCAGAGTAAGCCAATTGCTCATTCCCCAAGTTCCTGCCATCCCAGCAATTGAAATGGCCATCATCTACAGCACCCTAAGGAAAGTTTATTCCAGGAATTATGAGCTCAGAGAGCTTCTGGAGAAGCATATGAAACAGAAACTTCTTGAATGCACTGCACCACATCAACTCCTTGCTCTCATTGAAGTCCTAAGCCATGACCCAAAACCTGACCTCGTGGTTGAGCTTACAAACAAAAGTATAGAAATCATACCATTTTTATCATTGGAGCGACTTGGGAGACTGTGCAATGCAATGGGAAGAATGAAAGTAAGGTCTAGCAGGTTTTTAGCTCTTGTTGAAGGTCTTGCCATAGAAAACATTGATAGTTTAAATAATGTTAtagttatcaaaaatatattgcaCTATCTTGCAACAGCCAAATCCACCAATACCCAGTTACAATCTGTTTGCATTGAAAGACTTCATAAGAACCTGGAGAGGAATCCTTTACCACACCTTGTAGTCTACATACTTGATACCCTGAGCAACCTTGGTGTACCCTGTGAAGACATTGATCCCAATGTGTGGGACAAGGTACTGAACTTCATGCCAATCTTAAATGGTCATGATCTTCGTAGAGTGTTCTTTGTGCTTTCCAACTTCTCTGATCATCTGTATCCAAGGGGAAATCTCCCTAAAGGTCTTGTAAACCTTCTGGAATATGTAAGGAAACCTCTTCACTGTCCCAACTCTGCATTTCCTGCTTATGTTAAAAGAGTTACTCATAAGGATCTTTCAAGATCCTCTGTTCTCAACGCATCATGGATCCGCGATTCTGCTTCCGTTGTTGCCTTTGCCAAACTTCTTATTCAACAACGCATCTGCAACAGATCCTTTTTGAGGGCAATTGAAGCAACAGTTCAGTCCAACTTGGATGACATCTCTCCGTTCCATGTCCGGGACATCCTGGATGCTTTCACTGTTGGCAACTACCTTCCAGCTTCTCCAACATTCCTTGAAGAACTTTGTTCCTCAAGGGTGATACCGTACATGTCAGATCTTCAACCTCATAGACTGGTTAACATTGCACTTAGCCTGGCTGCCCTTCAGTGCTTCCCATTGGACTTTCTACATACTATCTTCAGTCTCAGCTTCCTTAAAAGTATGGAAGAGATGCATG TTTCCAGGTCTTTGTCACACCAGCTTCAAGAGCTGAATAGAGCAGTGTGCCTTGAATGTCCTGAGCTAAGAGTGCCTTGGTTCAGTCCAGAACGGACATCAAAAGCAG GTAAGCCACCATCAAACGGTATCAAGATGGATGTTGGGGCCGTATTGGAGGACGTCCTCGGTGGACCTACTTTCTTGAGGAGAAATGCCCAGACTCTTTATGCATACAAGAATG ACTTTGAGTGTATCCTAGATCATCATGGCCAACCAATTTCTTACACCAGCCAGGGACGTAAAGGTAAAGTTGAGATGACGGGGATTAAACATGCCTTCTCTCCATCGTCAAATATACTTCAACGTGGAATGCAACAAGAGGGTACATTTCAAGATGGCTCTCAAAG GATAGCCATAGATATCATACGTCCCTCTGAGATGTGCTCCAATGTCACACGTTACAGCAGCTGGGTGGAGATGAaacgccgccatcttgaaatcctaGGTTACGAGTACATCACT